Proteins from one Pirellulales bacterium genomic window:
- a CDS encoding iron-containing alcohol dehydrogenase encodes MHIEGRTNVTSQRFGSGSIDGLGRELGRFVVATMELPWNLVRERLGALPEAVVCVESLESDVVERQLAAMPPCDTVLAVGGGQAVDLGKYLAWRRGCRLVTVPTVISVDAFVTPKAALRRNHIVEYVGDSSPDPLVIDYDLLRTAPAELNIAGAGDVLSCHTATFDWELAQRAGRSTYPFSAADVAAGRRLVQDMDDQADEIRRVTDAGLQAIVDAYLRINTICLPADHYRVEEGSEHFVFYELEQRLGRGFIHGHIVGLGIYLMSRLQENDHERIVDLMHRLDLRFQPADMEIPRAALAESLLNVRAFTERHHHWYSVIQEREITPAWIEDALAGLRFTC; translated from the coding sequence ATGCACATCGAAGGACGCACAAACGTCACCAGCCAGCGGTTCGGCTCGGGCAGTATCGACGGCCTGGGCCGCGAGCTGGGGCGGTTTGTCGTGGCGACCATGGAGTTGCCCTGGAACCTGGTGCGCGAGCGGCTCGGGGCGCTGCCGGAGGCCGTCGTCTGCGTCGAATCGCTCGAATCTGACGTGGTCGAGCGGCAACTGGCCGCGATGCCGCCGTGCGACACGGTGCTGGCCGTCGGCGGGGGGCAAGCAGTCGACTTGGGCAAGTACCTCGCCTGGCGGCGCGGCTGCCGATTGGTCACGGTACCGACGGTGATCAGCGTCGACGCGTTCGTCACTCCGAAAGCGGCGCTGCGGCGCAATCACATTGTCGAGTACGTCGGCGACAGCAGCCCGGACCCGTTGGTGATTGACTACGACCTGCTACGTACGGCGCCGGCCGAACTCAATATTGCCGGCGCCGGTGACGTACTCTCGTGCCATACGGCCACGTTCGACTGGGAGCTGGCCCAGCGCGCCGGCCGCAGCACCTATCCCTTCAGCGCGGCCGACGTGGCGGCCGGCCGCCGGCTCGTGCAAGACATGGACGACCAGGCCGACGAGATTCGCCGTGTCACCGATGCGGGCCTGCAGGCCATTGTTGACGCCTACCTGCGGATCAATACGATCTGTCTGCCGGCCGATCACTACCGAGTCGAAGAAGGCTCGGAGCATTTCGTGTTTTACGAGCTCGAACAGCGCCTGGGCCGGGGTTTCATCCACGGCCACATCGTGGGCCTGGGCATCTACCTGATGAGCCGGCTGCAGGAGAACGACCACGAGCGGATCGTCGACTTGATGCACCGCCTGGACCTGCGCTTTCAGCCGGCCGACATGGAGATCCCGCGCGCGGCGCTGGCCGAGTCGCTGTTGAATGTCCGCGCGTTCACCGAGCGGCACCACCACTGGTACTCGGTGATCCAGGAACGTGAAATCACGCCGGCCTGGATCGAAGACGCGCTCGCCGGCCTGCGGTTTACCTGTTAG
- a CDS encoding APC family permease, whose translation MQRKSQHSKQHELGDRRDAEELRRFGYRQQLQRTLGAFSSFALSFSLISITTGIFAGFKQGFVHVGPAVVWSWSIVILGQLLVALVVADLAVRMPLSGYGYQWASRLVNPHFGFLVGWLLLLQFLAGLPGVCAALAEYAYPYLPALHTWGDAGAVKSWLAAGVVTAVLLVHLFGIRLAAWMNDAGVLAEIAGTLFLALALLIACGFGSSVSWASMLASVEAGTGQPASPGAWALSLLLGAWCMTGFEAAADLAEETHDPRRAVPRAVVGSVLLSGIVGVLVLGALVLAMDDPRAAQQAQEPLLDVLRARLGQRLTGGLMGVVYVSIFACALASMAAGSRLVFALARDNMLPGAGWLRRVHPQRQIPTAALVLVWAIAMGVVLGLKRLEWITSIATVAGYLGYAGIVFSSLVARPAAATDGASLLAAWRWPLASVALVWTLIVVAALTIPSDAQGQRVPAIASTAAVLVGVGVYLAVIRRRLLRGAAGPPRAPLEAREPG comes from the coding sequence ATGCAACGCAAGTCGCAGCACTCGAAACAGCACGAGCTGGGCGATCGGCGCGATGCCGAGGAGTTGCGCCGCTTCGGCTATCGCCAGCAACTGCAGCGGACGCTGGGGGCGTTTTCCAGCTTTGCGCTGAGCTTTTCCTTGATCTCGATCACGACGGGCATCTTCGCCGGGTTCAAGCAAGGCTTCGTGCACGTGGGCCCGGCCGTCGTCTGGTCATGGTCGATCGTCATCCTCGGACAGTTGCTCGTCGCCTTGGTCGTGGCCGATCTGGCCGTGCGAATGCCACTTTCCGGCTACGGCTACCAATGGGCCTCGCGGCTGGTCAATCCGCACTTTGGGTTCCTGGTCGGCTGGTTGCTGCTGTTGCAGTTCCTGGCGGGGCTGCCCGGCGTCTGCGCGGCGCTGGCCGAGTATGCCTATCCGTACCTCCCGGCGCTTCATACTTGGGGCGATGCGGGCGCGGTCAAGTCGTGGCTGGCCGCAGGCGTCGTAACCGCGGTGCTGCTGGTGCACCTGTTCGGCATCCGCCTGGCAGCGTGGATGAACGATGCCGGGGTGCTGGCCGAGATCGCCGGGACGCTGTTTCTCGCGCTGGCCTTGTTGATCGCTTGCGGGTTCGGCAGTTCGGTCTCTTGGGCCAGCATGCTGGCCAGTGTCGAGGCGGGCACCGGGCAGCCGGCCTCGCCGGGGGCCTGGGCCTTGTCGCTCTTGTTGGGCGCCTGGTGCATGACCGGCTTCGAGGCCGCCGCCGATCTGGCCGAAGAAACGCACGATCCGCGCCGCGCCGTGCCGAGGGCCGTCGTGGGGTCGGTCTTGCTGTCGGGCATCGTGGGGGTGCTGGTCCTCGGGGCGCTGGTGCTGGCGATGGACGATCCGCGCGCGGCGCAGCAGGCGCAGGAACCGCTCCTCGACGTGCTGCGCGCACGACTCGGCCAGCGGCTGACCGGCGGACTGATGGGCGTCGTCTACGTGTCGATTTTTGCCTGCGCGCTGGCGAGCATGGCGGCCGGGAGCCGGCTGGTTTTTGCCCTGGCGCGCGACAACATGTTGCCCGGCGCCGGCTGGTTGCGCCGCGTGCACCCCCAGCGGCAGATACCGACTGCCGCGCTGGTTCTCGTTTGGGCCATTGCGATGGGCGTCGTGCTGGGGCTCAAACGGCTCGAGTGGATTACCTCGATTGCGACCGTGGCCGGTTACCTCGGCTACGCCGGCATCGTCTTCTCGTCGCTTGTCGCGAGGCCCGCGGCGGCGACCGATGGGGCCTCGCTCTTGGCGGCATGGCGGTGGCCCCTGGCCAGCGTGGCGTTGGTCTGGACCTTGATCGTCGTGGCGGCGTTGACCATCCCGTCCGATGCGCAGGGGCAACGCGTACCCGCCATCGCCAGCACGGCCGCCGTGCTGGTCGGCGTGGGCGTGTACCTGGCCGTGATTCGCCGCCGGCTGCTGCGCGGCGCAGCCGGTCCACCTCGGGCACCGCTCGAGGCACGCGAGCCCGGCTGA
- the pckA gene encoding phosphoenolpyruvate carboxykinase (ATP) yields MAYEVDLSVHGIHTQLRVARNLSPASLYEDAIRVGDGRLTSSGALAVRSGQKTGRSPKDKRIIAGRDTEDDVWWGDVNIKLDEHTFMINRQRAVDYLETREILYVVDGFAGWDPKYRLKIRVLCARAYHALFMHNMLIRPTPEELAEFGDPDYVIFNAGRFPANVHTSQMTSQTSIELSFGRREFVILGTQYAGEMKKGVFTIMNYLMPKRDILSMHCSANEGARGDVSLFFGLSGTGKTTLSADPERQLIGDDEHCWSDDGVFNIEGGCYAKCIDLSHEKEPMIYEAIRFGSVLENVVYNEDTRDVDYHDSSITENTRASYPVEYIPNAKIPCVGGHPDNVILLTCDAFGVLPPVSRLTPEQAMYHFISGYTAKVAGTEVGVTEPQATFSACFGAAFLVWHPTKYATLLADKMRKYKADAWLVNTGWSGGPYGVGNRLRLDWTRSVIRAIHSKALTDAPMVEDPIFGLHVPTRCPGVPDEVLVPSKTWKDQAAYRQTAEKLAKLFHQNFAKYADVASNEIKSAGPKVAAG; encoded by the coding sequence ATGGCGTACGAAGTTGACTTAAGCGTTCACGGAATCCACACACAATTGCGCGTGGCGCGCAATCTCAGCCCCGCTTCACTGTATGAGGACGCGATTCGCGTCGGCGACGGGAGGTTGACCTCGTCGGGAGCCCTGGCGGTGCGCTCGGGCCAAAAGACGGGGCGCAGCCCGAAAGACAAGCGGATCATCGCCGGACGCGACACGGAGGACGACGTATGGTGGGGTGACGTCAACATCAAGCTTGACGAACACACCTTCATGATCAACCGGCAACGGGCCGTCGACTATCTCGAAACGCGCGAGATCCTCTACGTCGTCGACGGCTTCGCCGGCTGGGACCCGAAATATCGCCTGAAGATCCGCGTGCTGTGTGCCCGGGCCTATCACGCCCTGTTCATGCACAACATGCTCATCCGGCCCACTCCGGAAGAGCTGGCCGAGTTCGGCGACCCGGACTATGTGATCTTCAATGCCGGCCGTTTCCCGGCCAACGTCCACACCTCGCAGATGACCTCGCAGACGTCGATCGAGCTGTCGTTTGGCCGGCGCGAGTTTGTCATCCTCGGCACGCAATACGCCGGCGAGATGAAAAAGGGCGTGTTCACGATCATGAACTACCTGATGCCCAAGCGCGACATCCTCTCGATGCACTGTTCGGCCAACGAAGGTGCCCGGGGCGACGTCAGCCTGTTCTTCGGGCTGTCAGGCACGGGAAAGACCACGCTGTCGGCCGATCCCGAACGCCAACTAATCGGCGACGACGAACATTGCTGGAGCGACGACGGCGTGTTCAACATCGAAGGCGGCTGCTACGCCAAGTGCATCGACCTCTCGCACGAGAAGGAGCCGATGATCTACGAGGCGATCCGCTTCGGCTCCGTGCTGGAAAACGTCGTTTACAACGAGGACACGCGCGACGTCGATTATCACGACAGCTCGATCACGGAGAACACCCGCGCGAGCTACCCGGTCGAATACATTCCGAACGCGAAGATCCCCTGCGTCGGCGGGCATCCGGACAACGTGATCCTGCTCACCTGCGACGCGTTCGGCGTGCTGCCGCCGGTCAGCCGGTTGACGCCCGAGCAGGCGATGTACCACTTCATCAGTGGGTACACGGCCAAGGTGGCCGGCACCGAGGTGGGCGTAACCGAGCCCCAGGCCACGTTCTCGGCCTGCTTCGGCGCGGCCTTCCTGGTCTGGCATCCGACCAAGTACGCTACCCTGCTCGCCGACAAGATGCGCAAGTACAAGGCCGATGCATGGCTGGTCAACACCGGCTGGTCGGGCGGGCCCTATGGCGTCGGCAACCGGCTGCGGCTCGACTGGACCCGGTCGGTCATTCGGGCCATTCATAGCAAGGCGTTGACCGACGCGCCGATGGTCGAAGACCCGATCTTCGGCCTGCATGTGCCGACGCGCTGCCCCGGTGTGCCCGACGAGGTGCTGGTACCCAGCAAGACCTGGAAGGACCAGGCCGCCTATCGCCAGACGGCCGAGAAACTGGCGAAACTGTTCCACCAGAACTTTGCCAAGTACGCCGACGTGGCCTCGAACGAGATCAAGTCGGCAGGGCCCAAGGTCGCCGCGGGCTGA
- a CDS encoding radical SAM protein produces the protein MFEHFELTLVVTHACNLRCTYCYTGEKLGRVMPVDLGEQAIDRALASLQPQGTLDLGFFGGEPLLEADRILQWMRYARQRAEACSCSVRFDLTTNGTIDTEQAWQVMLDPAVALSISHDGVPENHDRHRIALRDATCARVEATLGRLFAAGKDLNVVMVVRPTTVTAFAKGLRHLYDLGVRQVTPSLDLWVDWSFADGSRLQTAVAEAAELWAELQPDFHVSCLDEKAAALLSIRGTATARCSFGEGQVAVAPSGRIYPCERIVGEDPPGHPLLIPGKVSDVDHFLSLRTWPPKTLPACDACAIESRCSTFCRCSNFIRTGDVTRPDGLLCLWERLCHREALRKHRARPPLNSATLKP, from the coding sequence GTGTTCGAGCACTTCGAGCTCACACTGGTCGTCACGCATGCGTGCAACCTGCGGTGCACGTATTGCTACACGGGCGAGAAACTGGGGCGGGTGATGCCCGTCGACCTGGGCGAACAGGCGATCGATCGCGCCCTGGCCAGTCTGCAACCCCAAGGCACGCTCGACTTGGGCTTCTTCGGCGGCGAGCCCCTCTTGGAGGCAGACCGCATTCTGCAGTGGATGCGCTATGCGCGGCAACGGGCCGAGGCGTGCTCGTGCAGCGTCCGGTTCGATCTGACCACGAACGGCACCATCGATACGGAACAGGCCTGGCAGGTCATGCTCGATCCGGCCGTGGCCCTCAGCATCAGCCACGATGGCGTGCCCGAGAATCACGATCGTCACCGGATCGCCCTGCGGGACGCGACCTGTGCGCGAGTCGAGGCCACGCTGGGCCGGTTGTTCGCCGCGGGCAAAGACTTGAACGTCGTCATGGTCGTGCGGCCGACAACGGTCACTGCATTTGCCAAGGGGCTCCGGCATCTTTACGACCTCGGTGTCCGGCAGGTTACGCCCTCGCTCGACTTGTGGGTCGACTGGTCCTTTGCCGACGGCTCGCGGTTGCAGACCGCGGTCGCCGAAGCGGCCGAGCTGTGGGCCGAATTGCAGCCGGACTTCCACGTGAGCTGCCTGGACGAAAAAGCGGCCGCGCTGCTGAGCATCCGGGGCACCGCGACGGCGCGCTGCTCGTTTGGCGAAGGGCAGGTCGCCGTGGCTCCCTCCGGCCGCATATATCCCTGCGAACGCATCGTCGGCGAGGATCCGCCCGGTCACCCGCTGCTGATTCCGGGCAAGGTGTCCGACGTCGATCACTTCTTGTCGCTGCGCACCTGGCCGCCCAAGACCTTGCCCGCGTGTGATGCCTGCGCTATCGAGTCCCGTTGTTCGACCTTTTGCCGCTGCAGCAATTTCATCCGCACCGGCGACGTCACGCGCCCCGACGGGCTGCTGTGTCTCTGGGAACGCTTGTGTCATCGCGAAGCGCTGCGCAAGCACCGTGCTCGCCCTCCGCTGAATTCCGCAACTCTGAAGCCGTAA
- a CDS encoding acyl-CoA dehydrogenase yields MSHEFLFDLRDLQFVLFEHLHAERLFEFEAFREFTRAEVDHTLQEARKFAAKVLAPCNAAGDREGCRWEDGRVYVPQAFHAVYRQLQESGWMAVSTPPEFGGAGLPFCVGAAIGEMFIAANCSLSMIAGLTRTAASLLIEYGDDDMKRRYVPPLVDGRWQGTMCLTEPHAGSAVGALTTSATKRDGKYFLRGQKIFISGGEHDLVENVIHLVLARVEGAPPGIKGVSLFLVPKLRVDAEGRSGESNDVTCVGIEEKLGIHASPTCAMSFGENDNCQAWLIGEENRGIEYMFHMMNAARVGVGLQGVAMGSWAYLAALDYARQRVQGVDMRNIRDPNAPYVLITEHPDVRRMLATMKAYVEGGRALLLHTAFCLDLVENSPDEALRQKMLNRAELLTPICKAYCSDTGFEVATLAVQTLGGHGYLKDYPIEQLLRDVKIASIYEGTNGIQALDLLGRKVGRHNGALFLELMSDLDAFLSEAQQLPVFGPSVATLRQAKQQLENVTMNFAMMQMSGDLLYPLLVATLYLRMFGNVITAWILLEQGLVAQRALERLWAAADVNGDEARAAFCRGDDEGRFYDNKVKTARFFIGQLLPQNDGLAAVIGGGDRSALEMHF; encoded by the coding sequence ATGTCGCACGAGTTTCTCTTCGATCTGCGCGATTTGCAGTTTGTCCTGTTCGAGCACCTGCACGCCGAGCGGTTGTTCGAGTTCGAGGCCTTTCGCGAGTTCACCCGCGCGGAGGTCGACCACACGCTCCAAGAAGCACGCAAGTTTGCGGCCAAGGTCCTGGCCCCCTGCAACGCCGCAGGCGATCGCGAGGGGTGCCGCTGGGAGGACGGTCGGGTCTACGTGCCCCAGGCGTTTCACGCCGTCTACCGGCAGTTGCAGGAAAGCGGTTGGATGGCCGTGAGCACGCCGCCCGAGTTTGGCGGGGCCGGGCTGCCGTTCTGCGTCGGTGCCGCGATCGGCGAGATGTTCATCGCCGCGAATTGCTCGCTGTCGATGATTGCCGGCCTGACGCGCACGGCGGCCTCGCTGTTGATCGAGTATGGCGACGACGACATGAAGCGGCGCTATGTGCCCCCCTTGGTGGACGGGCGCTGGCAGGGCACCATGTGCCTGACCGAGCCGCATGCCGGCTCGGCCGTCGGGGCGCTGACCACCTCGGCCACGAAACGCGACGGCAAGTATTTCCTCCGCGGACAGAAAATCTTCATCTCCGGCGGCGAGCACGACCTGGTGGAGAACGTGATCCACCTCGTCCTGGCCCGGGTCGAAGGCGCCCCGCCGGGCATCAAGGGCGTCAGCCTGTTCCTGGTGCCCAAGCTGCGCGTCGACGCCGAGGGCCGGTCGGGCGAGTCGAACGACGTGACCTGCGTCGGCATCGAAGAAAAGCTGGGGATTCACGCCTCGCCCACCTGCGCGATGAGCTTCGGCGAGAACGACAATTGCCAGGCCTGGTTGATCGGCGAGGAGAACCGCGGCATCGAGTACATGTTCCACATGATGAACGCGGCCCGCGTCGGCGTCGGCCTGCAAGGCGTGGCGATGGGGTCCTGGGCCTACCTCGCGGCGCTCGACTATGCCCGGCAGCGCGTCCAGGGCGTCGACATGCGGAACATCCGCGACCCGAATGCCCCCTACGTGCTGATCACGGAGCACCCCGACGTGCGCCGCATGCTGGCCACGATGAAGGCCTACGTCGAGGGCGGCCGGGCCCTGCTGCTGCACACGGCGTTCTGCCTCGACCTGGTCGAGAACTCGCCCGACGAGGCCCTGCGTCAGAAGATGCTCAATCGCGCCGAGCTGCTCACCCCGATTTGCAAGGCCTACTGCAGCGACACGGGCTTCGAGGTGGCCACTCTGGCCGTGCAGACCTTGGGCGGCCACGGCTATCTGAAGGACTATCCGATCGAGCAATTGCTGCGCGACGTGAAAATCGCCTCGATCTACGAAGGCACCAACGGCATTCAGGCCCTCGACCTGTTGGGCCGCAAGGTCGGCCGGCACAACGGCGCGCTGTTCCTCGAGTTGATGTCCGATCTCGACGCTTTCCTGTCCGAGGCCCAGCAACTGCCGGTGTTTGGCCCATCGGTAGCGACGCTGCGGCAGGCGAAGCAGCAGTTGGAAAACGTGACGATGAACTTCGCCATGATGCAGATGTCGGGAGACCTGCTGTACCCACTGCTGGTGGCCACGTTGTACCTGCGGATGTTCGGCAACGTGATTACGGCCTGGATCCTGCTCGAACAGGGGCTCGTCGCCCAGCGTGCGCTCGAGCGCCTGTGGGCCGCGGCCGACGTGAACGGCGACGAGGCCCGCGCGGCGTTCTGCCGCGGAGACGACGAGGGCCGGTTTTACGACAACAAGGTCAAGACGGCCCGGTTCTTCATTGGCCAGTTGCTGCCGCAGAACGACGGACTTGCGGCCGTCATCGGTGGGGGCGATCGCAGCGCGTTGGAGATGCACTTCTAG
- a CDS encoding enoyl-CoA hydratase/isomerase family protein, translated as MQEQQSVLTTVHEVEGGAILEIVLNRPEVHNSVNGATAQLLLAAWRRFQNDPHLTVAVLRGAGDAAFCAGADLSGVDSIVDMFAAPAEVDRLVREGTGPMGGSRLVQVKPVITVSQGFTYAGGLELFCHGHIRLAEPQATFSVACRRWGVPLVDGGTVYLPRLLAWGAALPLIITGQRIDAQRAYEIGLVWELVAQGQGPARALEYAEQICRQPRDALFADLASAVRGSHLPLESALELEARNLHPVLRSTSMYEGVARFLSGERSWFK; from the coding sequence ATGCAAGAGCAGCAATCCGTGCTGACGACGGTCCACGAAGTCGAGGGCGGCGCGATTCTCGAGATCGTGCTCAACCGCCCCGAGGTCCACAATTCTGTCAACGGCGCGACGGCCCAGTTGCTGCTCGCCGCGTGGCGTCGGTTTCAGAACGACCCGCACCTCACCGTGGCCGTGCTGCGGGGTGCGGGCGACGCGGCCTTTTGCGCCGGCGCCGACCTGTCGGGCGTCGACTCGATCGTCGACATGTTTGCCGCGCCGGCCGAAGTCGATCGCCTGGTGCGCGAAGGCACCGGACCCATGGGTGGCTCGCGGCTCGTCCAGGTCAAGCCGGTGATCACTGTCTCGCAGGGCTTCACCTATGCCGGCGGCTTGGAATTGTTCTGCCATGGCCATATCCGCCTGGCCGAACCGCAGGCGACGTTTTCGGTCGCTTGCCGGCGGTGGGGCGTGCCGCTGGTCGATGGCGGCACGGTCTATCTGCCGCGGCTGCTGGCCTGGGGCGCGGCCTTGCCGCTGATCATCACCGGCCAGCGCATCGATGCTCAGCGCGCTTATGAAATTGGCCTGGTCTGGGAGCTGGTTGCCCAGGGCCAAGGCCCTGCGCGTGCGCTCGAATATGCCGAGCAGATTTGTCGCCAGCCGCGCGACGCCTTGTTCGCCGACCTGGCATCAGCCGTGCGCGGGTCGCACCTACCGCTCGAATCGGCCTTGGAACTCGAGGCCCGGAATCTGCATCCCGTCCTCCGCAGCACAAGCATGTACGAGGGCGTGGCCCGGTTCTTGAGCGGTGAGCGCAGTTGGTTCAAGTAG
- the lepB gene encoding signal peptidase I has protein sequence MATLLAPWCLFTVRMTSPSMHPTLQGSSWETGDTVLVEKLTYQVRRPRRWEIVAVRQAAGDVIAKRVVALPGETIQILKDRRIVINGRPIAKPDFLANIQYFPYGNIIYDQAYTCRRGYYLLGDDSKDSDDSRFNGDVPADQILGRVRMVIRPWKRAGVIAP, from the coding sequence ATGGCAACCCTCCTTGCGCCCTGGTGCCTGTTCACCGTCCGGATGACGTCGCCGTCGATGCACCCGACGCTGCAGGGCTCGAGTTGGGAAACCGGCGATACCGTCTTGGTCGAAAAGCTGACCTACCAGGTGCGCCGCCCGCGGCGCTGGGAGATTGTCGCCGTGCGACAGGCAGCCGGCGACGTGATCGCCAAGCGTGTCGTCGCGCTGCCGGGCGAGACGATTCAAATCCTGAAAGACCGGCGCATCGTCATTAACGGCCGCCCGATTGCGAAGCCCGATTTCCTGGCCAACATCCAATACTTCCCCTACGGAAACATCATTTACGACCAGGCGTACACCTGCCGGCGCGGCTATTACCTGCTGGGCGACGACTCGAAGGACTCGGACGACAGTCGTTTCAACGGCGACGTGCCGGCCGACCAGATCCTCGGTCGGGTACGCATGGTGATCCGGCCTTGGAAACGCGCCGGCGTGATCGCGCCGTGA
- a CDS encoding P-II family nitrogen regulator, whose protein sequence is MKKIEAVIRHFKLEEVKNALSNQGVKGMTITEVRGFGRQKGHTETYRGTEYAVDFIPKIKLEVVVGDSEVASVLDTIVRTARTGQVGDGKIFVSQLADVVRIRTGETAESAI, encoded by the coding sequence ATGAAAAAGATCGAAGCAGTCATCCGGCATTTCAAATTGGAAGAGGTCAAGAACGCCCTTTCGAATCAGGGCGTCAAGGGCATGACGATCACCGAGGTTCGCGGTTTCGGCCGGCAAAAGGGCCACACCGAAACCTATCGCGGCACCGAGTATGCCGTCGATTTCATCCCGAAGATCAAGCTCGAGGTCGTGGTCGGCGATAGCGAAGTCGCCAGCGTGCTCGACACGATCGTCCGTACGGCCCGTACCGGCCAGGTGGGCGACGGCAAGATCTTCGTGTCGCAGTTGGCCGACGTGGTGCGCATCCGCACCGGCGAGACGGCCGAATCGGCCATCTGA